Proteins co-encoded in one Enterobacter sp. R4-368 genomic window:
- a CDS encoding immunity 26/phosphotriesterase HocA family protein, translated as MSQKYQEGDIFLIPTADGRFAVCQIVCALKGRFKKAFAFGVLSIQADKTIPQHDEFLKFKNSRGMTNVIFAAVDSLKSGEWEIIGHIPLTEWKNELKIFHSAGHLYNGDEYVRVLDKSEYKQFNVMGVAGNELVQQYLAQH; from the coding sequence ATGAGTCAAAAGTACCAGGAAGGTGATATCTTTCTGATCCCAACTGCCGATGGTCGGTTTGCCGTGTGTCAGATCGTCTGTGCCTTAAAAGGGCGCTTTAAAAAGGCTTTCGCATTTGGCGTGCTGAGCATTCAGGCTGATAAAACCATTCCGCAACACGATGAGTTTCTGAAGTTTAAAAACTCAAGAGGCATGACTAATGTGATCTTTGCGGCGGTTGATAGCCTCAAAAGTGGTGAGTGGGAAATCATTGGTCATATCCCGCTGACGGAGTGGAAAAACGAGCTGAAAATATTCCATAGCGCCGGGCATTTGTACAATGGCGATGAGTACGTCAGAGTGCTTGATAAAAGCGAATACAAGCAATTCAATGTAATGGGCGTTGCCGGTAACGAGCTGGTACAGCAATATCTGGCGCAACATTGA
- the tssI gene encoding type VI secretion system tip protein TssI/VgrG, whose amino-acid sequence MVNRITVLSSVGSDSLLFWKLKGEEHLSAPFRFQVDLLSKDFTLDRQKLLGQEMTVVIPCQIPGSERYLSGKVTAVSVRTEELDGTQYAAYQATLEPDFWPMMRDRNFRIFQQQRVPDIAKTLFSEYNVRVEDKLTRSYRQWDYSVQYGESSFHFISRLLELEGISYLFRHSKEGHTLVLMDDYSQAEAFPGYDTIPWHAQTGGGAVNEEGISQLVANHVVTPGLYSTDDYDFRKPHAWMLQTLQNPVSPSPGKIDVYDWPGRFVEHGDGEAYARIRQQAWQAEQQQMQGSGTATGIAPGHLFRLTNAPNFADNAQWLVIGARYAFEENQYASGGQFSSQHNIAFTVIPATTPFRPASVTDWPRTYGPQTARVVGPQGESIWTDKYGRVKVKFHWDRQSQGDENSSCWVRVSSAWAGQGYGGVQIPRVGDEVVVDFINGEPDRPIIIGRVYNEASMPPWALPAAATQMGFMSRSKDGSPDNANALRFEDKPGEEQLWLHAERNMDTEVENDETHDVGSNRTKTVGKDETSHIKQNRTRTVDGNETVTIGQDRSKTINGNETTTVQQNRTESVKGNETLSVEQNRDETITGNHTTTVKSNNTGTVQGNQTLIVVQDRTRTVQGNEKVSVQQNRTVQVTGDQTLEVTGNRNVTVSSNEVRTVVRKQEVNIGAGRTLSITGGDTRFTQGSVADSATDTFQINVGESGILIGNGSVEITAGGSTITINAAGVMVNGKKIELNA is encoded by the coding sequence ATGGTTAACCGGATAACCGTCCTGTCATCCGTTGGCAGTGATTCACTCCTGTTCTGGAAATTGAAAGGGGAAGAGCATCTTTCTGCTCCTTTTCGCTTTCAGGTCGACCTGCTGAGCAAAGACTTCACCCTTGATCGGCAAAAACTGCTCGGGCAGGAGATGACGGTGGTGATCCCGTGCCAGATTCCGGGTAGCGAACGCTATCTTTCCGGGAAAGTGACCGCCGTTTCGGTGCGTACCGAAGAACTGGACGGCACGCAGTACGCGGCGTACCAGGCGACGCTGGAACCTGATTTCTGGCCGATGATGCGCGATCGCAACTTCCGTATTTTCCAGCAGCAGCGCGTGCCGGATATCGCCAAAACGCTGTTTTCCGAATACAACGTCAGGGTTGAAGACAAACTGACGCGCAGCTATCGCCAGTGGGATTACAGCGTGCAGTATGGTGAAAGCAGCTTCCACTTCATCAGCCGTTTGCTGGAGCTTGAAGGCATCAGCTACCTGTTTCGCCACAGCAAAGAGGGGCACACGCTGGTGCTGATGGACGACTACTCGCAGGCGGAGGCCTTTCCCGGTTACGACACTATTCCCTGGCATGCGCAAACCGGCGGCGGCGCGGTCAACGAAGAGGGCATCAGCCAGTTGGTGGCGAACCACGTGGTGACGCCGGGTCTGTACAGCACCGATGATTACGATTTCCGAAAGCCGCATGCCTGGATGCTGCAAACCCTGCAAAACCCCGTTTCGCCAAGCCCAGGGAAAATTGATGTGTATGACTGGCCAGGCCGCTTTGTTGAGCATGGCGACGGTGAAGCGTACGCGCGTATTCGCCAGCAGGCCTGGCAGGCGGAGCAGCAGCAAATGCAAGGCTCCGGTACCGCGACCGGCATCGCGCCTGGCCATCTTTTTCGCCTTACCAATGCACCCAATTTCGCCGATAACGCGCAGTGGCTGGTGATTGGCGCCCGGTATGCGTTTGAAGAGAATCAGTACGCCTCCGGCGGGCAATTCAGTTCACAGCATAACATCGCCTTTACCGTTATTCCGGCGACAACGCCTTTTCGCCCGGCATCGGTCACCGACTGGCCGCGCACCTATGGCCCGCAAACGGCGCGCGTGGTCGGGCCGCAGGGCGAATCGATCTGGACGGACAAATATGGCCGCGTGAAGGTGAAGTTCCACTGGGATCGGCAAAGCCAGGGCGATGAAAACAGCTCTTGCTGGGTGCGCGTCTCCAGCGCGTGGGCCGGGCAGGGCTACGGCGGTGTGCAGATCCCGCGTGTGGGCGACGAAGTGGTGGTCGATTTTATTAACGGTGAGCCGGACAGACCGATAATCATTGGTCGCGTCTATAACGAAGCCAGCATGCCGCCGTGGGCGCTGCCAGCGGCGGCGACGCAGATGGGCTTTATGAGCCGTTCGAAAGACGGTTCGCCGGATAACGCCAACGCCCTGCGCTTTGAAGACAAACCCGGCGAGGAGCAACTCTGGCTGCATGCCGAGCGCAACATGGATACCGAAGTCGAAAACGACGAAACCCATGATGTTGGCAGCAACCGCACCAAAACCGTTGGCAAAGACGAAACCAGCCATATCAAACAGAACCGCACCCGCACAGTGGACGGCAATGAAACCGTCACTATCGGCCAGGATCGCAGCAAAACCATCAACGGTAACGAAACCACCACCGTGCAGCAGAACCGCACCGAAAGCGTGAAAGGCAATGAAACCCTCAGTGTCGAGCAAAACCGCGATGAGACCATTACCGGCAATCACACCACCACGGTGAAGAGCAACAACACCGGCACCGTGCAAGGCAACCAGACGCTGATCGTGGTGCAGGACAGAACCCGCACCGTGCAGGGCAACGAAAAGGTGAGCGTGCAGCAAAACCGCACCGTGCAGGTTACTGGCGACCAGACGCTGGAAGTGACCGGTAACCGCAACGTCACCGTCAGCAGCAACGAAGTGCGTACGGTGGTGCGAAAGCAAGAGGTGAATATCGGTGCCGGACGCACGCTGAGCATTACCGGCGGCGACACCCGTTTTACCCAGGGTAGCGTGGCGGACAGCGCAACGGATACCTTCCAGATCAACGTCGGCGAAAGCGGCATTCTGATTGGCAACGGCAGCGTGGAGATCACCGCGGGCGGCTCGACCATCACCATTAACGCGGCGGGCGTGATGGTCAATGGCAAGAAAATCGAGCTTAACGCCTGA
- a CDS encoding amino acid ABC transporter permease codes for MPTWLPLAIDSFWPMLSAGLKFTIPLTLSAFILGLTLGFIVALLRLYGPACLKPIVIFYVWLIRGTPLLVQLFLIFYALPSAGMTIDAFPAAVIGFTINIGAYTSEVIRATLLAVPKSQWEAAHAISMTWAQALRRIILPQAARIAVPPLSNTFISLVKDTSLASVITVPEMFLAAQQIAAVTYEPLILYSEAAVIYLLFSSVLSHLQEKLERKLAGTTVKERANDNALQH; via the coding sequence GTGCCAACATGGTTACCCTTAGCGATCGATTCGTTCTGGCCAATGCTTTCCGCCGGGCTGAAATTTACCATTCCCTTAACGTTAAGCGCATTTATTCTTGGTCTGACACTCGGTTTTATTGTGGCGTTATTGCGTTTATATGGCCCGGCATGTTTAAAACCGATAGTCATATTTTACGTCTGGTTAATTCGCGGCACCCCGTTATTAGTACAATTATTTTTAATTTTTTACGCGTTGCCCAGCGCGGGAATGACTATCGATGCCTTTCCGGCGGCGGTGATTGGTTTTACGATAAATATTGGTGCTTATACCTCGGAAGTGATCCGCGCCACGCTGCTCGCCGTGCCTAAAAGTCAGTGGGAAGCCGCGCATGCCATCAGCATGACCTGGGCGCAGGCGCTACGGCGCATTATTCTGCCGCAGGCCGCGCGCATCGCTGTGCCGCCGTTATCCAATACCTTTATCTCGCTGGTGAAAGACACCTCGCTGGCCTCGGTGATCACCGTGCCGGAGATGTTTCTCGCCGCGCAGCAAATAGCCGCGGTGACTTACGAGCCGTTAATTTTATATAGCGAGGCCGCGGTGATTTATCTCTTATTCAGCTCTGTCTTATCGCATTTACAAGAGAAGCTGGAGCGGAAATTAGCCGGGACAACCGTTAAGGAGCGAGCAAATGATAACGCTCTGCAACATTGA
- the ssb1 gene encoding single-stranded DNA-binding protein SSB1: protein MASRGVNKVILVGNLGQDPEVRYMPSGGAVANITLATSESWRDKQTGETKEQTEWHRVVLFGKLAEVAGEYLRKGSQVYIEGQLRTRKWTDQSGQEKYTTEVVVNVGGTMQMLGGRQGGGAPAGGGQQQGGWGQPQQPQGGNQFSGGAQSRPQQQSAPAPSNEPPMDFDDDIPF, encoded by the coding sequence ATGGCCAGCAGAGGCGTAAACAAGGTGATTCTCGTCGGTAATCTGGGCCAGGACCCGGAAGTACGCTATATGCCGAGTGGTGGCGCAGTTGCCAACATTACGCTGGCTACTTCCGAATCCTGGCGTGACAAGCAGACCGGCGAAACCAAAGAGCAGACCGAATGGCACCGCGTTGTGCTGTTTGGCAAGCTGGCGGAAGTGGCCGGCGAGTACCTGCGTAAAGGCTCTCAGGTTTATATTGAAGGCCAGCTGCGCACCCGCAAATGGACCGATCAATCCGGTCAGGAAAAATACACCACTGAAGTAGTGGTTAACGTTGGCGGCACCATGCAGATGCTGGGCGGCCGTCAGGGTGGCGGCGCTCCGGCAGGTGGCGGCCAGCAGCAGGGCGGCTGGGGTCAGCCTCAGCAGCCACAGGGTGGCAACCAGTTCAGCGGCGGCGCGCAGTCTCGCCCGCAGCAGCAGTCTGCACCGGCACCGTCTAACGAACCGCCGATGGATTTCGACGACGACATCCCGTTCTGA
- a CDS encoding amino acid ABC transporter ATP-binding protein — MITLCNIEKSFAGHRVLQNIHLTVAEGTVTALIGPSGSGKSTLLRCINLLEIPQSGELTIGKEEMVFTPGARIKGQDIRRMSRQTGMVFQNFALFPHMTALDNITEGLITVHKWDRERARKRGEALLEKVGMLHKRNALPNTLSGGQQQRVAIARALAPSPAVLLCDEPTSALDPELSGEVVAVLRQLAHEGTTMIMATHDLRLAAHIASQVVFLEAGEIVESGSASTLFSQAKKPRTTEFIASLSTAFSTIEAHQ, encoded by the coding sequence ATGATAACGCTCTGCAACATTGAAAAAAGTTTTGCCGGTCACCGGGTGCTGCAAAATATTCATTTAACGGTAGCAGAAGGCACTGTCACCGCCTTAATTGGCCCCTCCGGTAGCGGGAAAAGTACATTATTACGTTGTATTAATTTGCTGGAAATCCCCCAGTCCGGGGAATTAACCATCGGCAAAGAAGAGATGGTATTTACGCCAGGTGCCCGTATCAAAGGCCAGGATATTCGCCGGATGAGCCGTCAGACCGGAATGGTTTTTCAAAACTTTGCGCTGTTTCCGCATATGACCGCTCTCGACAACATTACCGAGGGACTGATTACGGTGCATAAATGGGACCGCGAGCGAGCCCGCAAACGCGGCGAGGCGCTACTGGAGAAGGTTGGCATGCTGCATAAGCGTAACGCACTGCCGAATACACTTTCCGGCGGCCAGCAACAACGCGTGGCGATTGCCCGCGCGCTGGCACCTTCGCCTGCGGTGTTACTGTGCGATGAGCCAACCTCGGCGCTCGACCCGGAACTTTCCGGCGAAGTGGTCGCCGTCCTGCGCCAGCTGGCACACGAGGGCACGACGATGATTATGGCCACCCACGATCTACGCTTAGCGGCCCATATCGCAAGCCAGGTGGTATTTCTCGAAGCCGGGGAAATTGTCGAATCGGGCAGCGCCAGCACCCTTTTTTCACAGGCGAAGAAACCACGAACCACGGAATTCATCGCCTCTTTAAGCACAGCGTTTTCGACTATCGAAGCGCATCAATAA
- a CDS encoding amino acid ABC transporter substrate-binding protein, with protein sequence MKAFATLVIAGVMQLGFAHAALAQDDLAKIQSAGVLKIGTEGTYPPFTFHNAAGKLEGFDVEIGQEIAKRLKVNAQFVEGKWDGLIAGIDANRYDAVINQVGITPERQKKYDFSEPYIASKAVLIVNSKNTAITRFEDLKGKKSAHTLTSNYAQIARKYGAEIVATDGFNQSVDLVVQGRADATINDNLSFLDFKKHKPDAPVKIVATQSDAEKSGVLFRKGNPQLKAAIDKALEEIKADGTYQRISQKYFGADVSK encoded by the coding sequence ATGAAGGCATTCGCAACACTGGTGATAGCAGGCGTTATGCAGCTGGGCTTTGCTCACGCGGCGCTGGCGCAGGATGATCTGGCAAAAATTCAATCCGCCGGGGTGTTAAAAATTGGCACCGAAGGGACTTATCCGCCCTTCACTTTCCATAACGCCGCCGGCAAGCTGGAAGGGTTTGATGTCGAAATCGGCCAGGAAATCGCCAAGCGCCTGAAAGTGAACGCCCAGTTTGTTGAAGGCAAATGGGATGGCCTGATCGCCGGTATTGATGCTAACCGCTACGACGCGGTGATCAATCAGGTGGGCATTACGCCGGAACGCCAGAAAAAATATGACTTCTCCGAGCCGTATATCGCCTCCAAAGCGGTGCTGATCGTCAACAGCAAAAATACGGCAATCACCCGTTTCGAGGATTTAAAAGGTAAAAAATCCGCCCACACGCTGACCAGCAACTATGCGCAGATCGCGCGCAAATATGGTGCGGAGATCGTCGCCACCGACGGCTTTAACCAGTCTGTCGATTTGGTGGTGCAGGGGCGCGCCGATGCGACCATCAACGACAACCTGTCATTCCTGGATTTCAAAAAACATAAACCCGACGCGCCGGTGAAAATTGTCGCCACGCAATCTGACGCGGAGAAATCCGGCGTGTTATTCCGCAAGGGCAACCCGCAACTGAAAGCCGCGATTGATAAGGCACTCGAAGAGATCAAAGCCGACGGTACTTATCAACGCATTTCGCAGAAATACTTCGGCGCGGATGTGTCGAAGTGA
- a CDS encoding RHS repeat-associated core domain-containing protein codes for MHSGAHFDPQLGLDIHTYPWPLPTPHIGIVFDVFDYLPLIGTTVHVNSIKRASAGTGGIAVHIPVGGVWVPPLRAPGGPQIEDELFMGSKTVSVDGEPFSRIGMPVLSCNIIGLVPPFRLKRATKPKPLSLTLPLTFNLAIPNNVVVGGPPTINLMALLMRAGLSGLGKGFKKLKKTPQWRLFMRRFRKLRQKLFRNMDSGFLKCRVLRAEPVDIRDGSVSLEQQDFLLAGRLPLAWARTYSSADIEVEGVCGFGWSTPADIRLDVLAEEGVALLTQPEGMTLFAALPQSDGREHAIHGLPEGSRLWRETCDGEVVWRVDQESGPLLHFSGKQGALPISDIVDRSGNGWKFERDEGELRKIREYTHAGMTGREILVTQERNRLHSLRLHNALDGEITPLTRYEYDTHGQLSAEIDALSHPRRFAYQQRRMVSHVDRNGQGFHYQYNEAWQVIHAWGDGGVWDYHFAYHALLNEVEVTDSQGAVSRITFDENGLPVSEIDPLGGNTVFRYDDFGRTVEVTEPDGSTHRWEYDEQGRMTVEQMPDGCVIQAVYDDDGQLLALTDEKGAVWRSEYSEAGNLTREIDPTGVTTSYQYDAFGQLCAAHVPGVSPTRYQYDRYGFPQRIEQAGAGAIQLRHAVRGTLLERIDESGGVTRFHWDSKDRLVATTDPAGGEIRVVYDREDDPVSYTDEQGRTTQLRYNGSGMLTACETPDGATLSFLYDAEDRLVTVVNQNGQRWQLTRDALGRVTQEHDYWGQVTRYGWDKASRLISREDPLGREVRYGYDKRGRLTERRSGDTLQVKYHYDPCGRMVLCENPWRRLSWRYDDAGRVLLEEQDGFQLRYGYNERGVLITRESDSGHQVHYHLDEHERLSQIQLNDDAPILFTYDEAGRCVSEQLSADVLRTFTFDRLGRLSTQQVLQHDLPLFTSGFAYDRAGNLTLREDSLWGSDRYSYDPVGRLTAHIAPDGALRQFVQDAAGNQLQTQTREVNDSAGGWFREGIHHGVRYVFDRAGELRQRRDSQCEDEKEDFVWDDNRQLVAVRKGESLVRYGYDGLGRRVFKQTASETRWFYWQDDVLAGETVTRLQEPLAALSIFDTGGRLKRQKAQANLFSEMREYIYYPDSFWPLALLTQEEGEKQSWHYHCDPNGAPVRLTSPQGEIVWSEKSGIWGEKGEVYASRIDNPLRFQGQYYDAETGLHYNRYRYYDPNIAAYISQDPVGMVAGVSVYQYAPNPLAWSDPLGLQRCLGLPSTRPPGGSKKKYNRAKGQGLYILHENGKIRYVGRGDAPTRLNAHAKTPGKSHLEQLIIFDNNLTKAEAKFLEEKLIGMHGGAKSMNPLTNLLNDIRSYRPGNKNAPTYKIAGDSSAWGKEILQDALSIIRGSI; via the coding sequence ATGCATTCCGGCGCGCACTTCGATCCGCAGCTCGGGCTGGATATTCATACCTACCCGTGGCCGTTGCCAACGCCGCATATCGGCATTGTTTTTGACGTGTTCGATTACCTGCCGCTGATTGGCACCACGGTGCACGTCAACAGCATTAAGCGTGCGAGTGCAGGAACGGGCGGCATCGCCGTGCATATTCCGGTCGGCGGCGTATGGGTGCCGCCGCTACGCGCGCCGGGCGGGCCGCAGATTGAAGACGAGCTGTTTATGGGCAGCAAAACCGTCTCGGTGGACGGCGAGCCGTTCTCGCGCATCGGCATGCCGGTGTTGAGCTGCAACATTATTGGTCTGGTGCCGCCGTTTCGCCTCAAGCGCGCCACCAAGCCAAAACCGCTCTCTCTCACGCTCCCGCTCACCTTTAACCTCGCCATTCCCAATAACGTGGTAGTGGGCGGCCCGCCGACCATCAACCTGATGGCGTTGCTGATGCGCGCCGGGTTAAGCGGGCTGGGTAAAGGCTTCAAGAAACTGAAGAAAACGCCGCAGTGGCGGCTGTTTATGCGCCGCTTTCGTAAGCTGCGGCAAAAGCTGTTTCGCAATATGGACTCCGGCTTCCTCAAGTGCCGCGTGTTGCGCGCCGAACCGGTGGATATTCGCGACGGCAGCGTCAGCCTGGAACAGCAGGATTTCCTGTTAGCGGGTCGTCTGCCGCTGGCGTGGGCGCGGACCTATTCGTCGGCGGATATTGAGGTCGAAGGGGTGTGCGGCTTTGGCTGGTCAACCCCGGCAGATATCCGCCTCGATGTGCTGGCAGAAGAGGGCGTCGCGCTGCTGACGCAGCCGGAAGGGATGACATTATTTGCTGCGTTGCCGCAAAGCGACGGACGCGAACATGCCATTCACGGTTTGCCGGAGGGCAGCCGCCTGTGGCGGGAAACCTGTGATGGCGAGGTGGTGTGGCGGGTGGACCAGGAAAGCGGCCCGCTGCTGCACTTTAGCGGCAAACAGGGCGCCCTGCCGATTTCCGATATTGTCGATCGTAGCGGTAATGGCTGGAAATTCGAGCGTGATGAGGGCGAGTTACGGAAAATTCGCGAGTACACCCACGCGGGGATGACCGGGCGCGAAATCCTCGTCACACAGGAGCGAAACCGTCTGCATTCTCTGCGTCTGCATAATGCGCTGGATGGAGAGATAACGCCGCTTACCCGCTACGAATATGACACCCACGGCCAGTTGAGCGCAGAGATCGATGCGCTGTCGCATCCGCGCCGTTTTGCGTATCAGCAGCGTCGTATGGTCAGCCATGTTGATCGCAACGGGCAGGGGTTTCACTACCAGTACAACGAGGCCTGGCAGGTTATCCACGCCTGGGGTGATGGCGGGGTGTGGGATTATCACTTTGCGTACCACGCGCTGCTCAACGAAGTGGAAGTGACCGACTCGCAGGGTGCTGTTTCGCGTATCACCTTTGATGAAAATGGCCTGCCCGTCTCGGAAATCGATCCGTTGGGTGGCAACACCGTGTTCCGCTATGACGATTTTGGCCGCACGGTGGAAGTGACAGAGCCGGACGGCAGCACGCACCGCTGGGAGTATGACGAACAGGGGCGCATGACTGTTGAACAGATGCCCGATGGTTGCGTGATTCAGGCGGTTTATGACGATGACGGGCAATTACTGGCGCTTACCGATGAGAAAGGCGCGGTCTGGCGCTCGGAATACAGTGAGGCCGGTAATCTTACCCGCGAAATCGATCCCACCGGCGTCACCACAAGTTATCAGTACGACGCGTTTGGGCAGCTTTGTGCGGCGCATGTGCCCGGTGTTTCGCCCACGCGCTACCAGTATGATCGTTATGGCTTTCCGCAGCGGATTGAACAGGCTGGCGCGGGCGCGATACAGCTTCGCCACGCGGTCCGTGGAACGCTGCTGGAGCGTATTGACGAAAGCGGGGGGGTAACCCGTTTTCACTGGGACAGCAAAGACCGTCTGGTGGCAACCACCGATCCGGCAGGCGGGGAAATACGTGTTGTCTACGATCGAGAAGATGACCCGGTAAGTTACACCGATGAGCAGGGGCGCACTACGCAGCTTCGCTATAACGGCAGCGGCATGCTGACGGCCTGCGAAACCCCGGACGGCGCGACGCTGAGCTTTCTCTATGATGCGGAAGATCGCCTGGTGACGGTGGTGAATCAAAATGGCCAACGCTGGCAACTGACGCGCGATGCGCTCGGGCGGGTGACACAAGAGCATGATTATTGGGGGCAGGTGACGCGTTACGGTTGGGATAAGGCCAGCCGGTTGATAAGTCGTGAAGATCCGCTGGGTCGCGAAGTGCGCTACGGCTATGACAAAAGGGGACGGCTGACGGAGCGGCGCAGCGGCGACACGTTACAGGTTAAATACCATTACGATCCCTGCGGACGGATGGTGCTGTGTGAAAACCCGTGGCGGCGGCTGAGCTGGCGCTATGACGATGCCGGGCGTGTCCTGCTGGAAGAGCAGGACGGTTTTCAACTGCGCTACGGTTACAACGAACGCGGTGTGTTGATCACACGCGAAAGCGACAGTGGTCACCAGGTGCATTATCACCTCGATGAGCATGAACGGCTCAGCCAGATACAGCTTAACGACGATGCGCCTATTCTGTTCACCTACGACGAGGCCGGGCGATGCGTGAGCGAACAGCTCTCCGCCGATGTCCTGCGTACCTTTACTTTCGACAGACTGGGGCGGCTCAGTACCCAGCAGGTGCTGCAACACGATTTACCATTGTTTACCAGCGGGTTTGCTTACGATCGTGCCGGGAATCTGACGTTACGGGAAGATAGCCTGTGGGGCAGCGATCGCTACAGCTACGATCCGGTGGGACGGTTGACGGCGCATATCGCACCGGATGGCGCACTGCGACAATTTGTGCAGGATGCCGCCGGTAATCAATTGCAGACGCAAACGCGCGAGGTGAATGACAGCGCGGGCGGTTGGTTTCGCGAAGGCATTCACCACGGCGTGCGCTATGTGTTTGACCGCGCCGGTGAGCTACGCCAGCGGCGGGATAGCCAGTGCGAAGACGAAAAAGAGGATTTTGTCTGGGATGACAATCGCCAGTTGGTCGCCGTGCGTAAAGGCGAGAGCCTGGTGCGTTATGGCTATGACGGCCTGGGTCGACGGGTATTCAAGCAGACGGCGAGCGAAACCCGCTGGTTTTACTGGCAGGATGATGTGCTGGCGGGTGAAACGGTCACCAGGTTACAGGAACCGCTGGCCGCGCTGAGTATTTTCGATACCGGCGGCAGGTTAAAACGGCAGAAAGCGCAGGCTAACCTGTTCAGTGAGATGCGGGAATATATCTACTACCCGGATAGTTTCTGGCCGCTGGCGTTACTGACGCAAGAAGAGGGTGAAAAGCAGAGCTGGCACTACCACTGCGATCCCAACGGTGCGCCGGTAAGATTGACCTCGCCACAGGGAGAGATTGTCTGGTCGGAGAAAAGCGGCATCTGGGGCGAGAAAGGAGAGGTTTACGCCAGCCGCATCGACAATCCGCTGCGTTTTCAGGGGCAGTATTACGACGCGGAAACCGGGCTGCACTATAACCGCTATCGCTATTATGACCCGAACATTGCGGCCTATATCAGCCAGGATCCGGTGGGGATGGTGGCGGGGGTTAGCGTATACCAATATGCGCCAAATCCACTGGCATGGAGCGATCCGCTCGGCTTGCAGCGCTGCCTGGGGCTGCCGTCTACGCGCCCGCCCGGTGGCTCGAAGAAGAAGTACAACCGCGCCAAAGGGCAAGGGTTATATATTCTGCACGAGAATGGCAAAATCCGTTATGTTGGGCGCGGTGATGCACCTACCCGTTTAAACGCCCATGCGAAAACGCCGGGTAAATCGCATCTGGAACAGCTGATCATTTTTGACAACAACTTAACCAAAGCTGAAGCTAAATTTCTGGAAGAAAAACTTATTGGTATGCATGGTGGTGCTAAGTCAATGAATCCATTAACGAATTTATTGAATGATATCCGTTCTTACCGCCCCGGAAATAAAAACGCACCCACCTATAAAATCGCTGGCGATAGCTCAGCATGGGGTAAAGAAATCTTACAAGACGCGCTGTCTATCATAAGGGGTAGCATATGA